The Astyanax mexicanus isolate ESR-SI-001 chromosome 18, AstMex3_surface, whole genome shotgun sequence DNA window ATTCACATGGAAAGAGGAATCACACTAGAGAGACGTTTACACtggaaaaagaaaaattacaCTGGAAAGAAATAATAAACACTGAAGAGAGAGCATTCACACTGGAAATAAATGATTTACACTGGAGAAAGATAATTTATATTGGAAAGAAATAATTCACACTGGAAGATGTTTCACACTGGACAGatgatttacacatttacactagAGAGAAGATTTACACTGGACAGAGAGGATACACATTGGATGTAAagtattcacactggagaaagaGGATTCACATTGGAAAGAGGATTCACACTGAATATAAAGGATTTACACTCAAGATAATGAATCCATACTAGAGACATAATATTCACACTGGAAACAGGATCATCACTGAAAAGGGGATCTGCTCTGACTGAGAGTATTCATACTGGAGAGAGATTTCACACTTCTAGCTTCTCTGATTCAGTTTAAACTCGATGGACAGATATGAGGGAGAGTTGGTCTGAACAATGGCTCAACAAAAAGAAGAGTTGTTAAAACAGAGACAGTGGGAGACCTGGTTTCTAGTGAAAGGCTGTAAACTGCAAATGTATGGTTGCTCTTAAATCTAAACCGAGATCATGGACTGTTTCAAGCCTTCATATCTGAGGACATTGAATACCTGGATCTAGACCTACAGGTGGATGCCAATAAACAATTGCAGTAATCCAAGGAAAGGACAAAATGTTCTTTATAATCAGTAGGTTTAGTCGTTCCTCAGGCTTAGTAGGGTCAGTGATTTCTTACAATGAGTGGCGTCAGCAGTTCCTTAAGGGTTACTTGTGTTTGTGGTTCCGTCAACTCTGTTTCCTAAAGTTCCTTAGGTAGAGACTGTGGTTCCTCAGACTCAATTTAATAGATTCTCGGGTTCAGTAGGGATTGTGTTTTCTCAAGGTCAGTGGAGTCTGTGGTTCCTCAAACTCAATAAGGTCTGTGGTTTCTCAGGCTCAGTAGAGTCTGTGGTTTCTCAGACTCAATTTAATAGATTCTCAGGTTCAGTAGGGTCTGTTGATTGACAGGGTCAGTAGGGTCTGTGGTTCCTCAGGGTAAGTAGGGTCTGTGGTACCTCAGGTTCAGTAGAATCTGTGATTCCTCAGACTCAGTTGATATACAGTAATAGATTCTCAGGTTCAGTGGGGTCTGTGGTTCCTTTTGATCGGTAGGGTCTGTGTTTCTTCATGATTACTCTGGTCTGTGTTTTAATCTGGATCAATACAATCTGTGATTTCTCAGTATATTTAGTAGTTTCTCAGGGTCAGTAGGGTCTGGGGCTCCTTAGACTAGATGTGGTTCTGTCAGGTCAGTAGGGTCTGTGGTTCAGTACTGATAGGAATCTTTGGTAGGTGATAATACATGAACTTATCTGTTGTGTCttgattggttggtttgttttttttgttgttgtttttgttttgatcCAATAACTCAGACATGTAACTGTTGCAATAACTGGTGATTATTTGCCAGAACATGAATCGATTCTGTGTTACTGCTGGTTATCAGATCCACAGGATATGAAACAGACTGTATGACCTTGTCTCTGCCTTTGGATGATGGAACAGATCTTCTGGAAATCTGTCAGAACACATACTGCAGTATGAGACTGTCGCAGTAAAGCCCTGTGCTCAGGAGATTATATAAAAGCTACTTGAAACATTCCTCCCAGTTTTAATGAGGTGGCAGTTTCATTATTCTGTTATTAATATCATTAGACTATTAGCCTAAGCGCTGGGCATGCGTCCATCTTCCACTTATCAGAATTAACTCCACAGTTCCACACAGACATTCAATGAAAGCTGCTCCATTTCTACTACAGTGGATGTGATTGTTATTGTTAATTACAGCTCAATTTTCCCTTCAGTCCTGATGTAAAGCAAGGCTCAGTGTTGTGCACTTTGCTGGTTGAAGCACAGAAATAATGTATAAAAATCTGTGATATGTTGTTAGAACTTTTCTCACATGACGTTCTCAAATCAAGTCAAATACTAACcatatggaaacattaaaagtaacattccaaaaactaaacattaaaacattgacacaagtcaTGTTGCAACAAGGTCCTGAATGATTGCAGAAGGTCCCTAATGTTCGGTTCCTGTGTTTTTCTCTACAGGTCAGGAGCGCTTCGGGAACATGACCCGTGTTTATTACCGTGAGGCCATGGGTGCCTTTATTGTTTTTGACGTGACGCGTCCATCCACCTTTGAGGCCGTAACAAAGTGGAAGGAGGATCTGGATGCTAAGCTCAGCCAATCCAGTGGGAAGCAGGTGCCCACTGTACTCCTCGCTAACAAGTGTGACCAGGGCAGCGATGTTCTCACCAACAACGGAATCCAGATGGAGCGGTTCTGCCGGGAGAACGGCTTCCTCGGCTGGTTCGAAACATCTGCAAAGGTAACTTCAGCACCCTCAGTACAGAGCTGGTCAAATAACCAGTGATGGCTGAGTTAGCTACAGCTGACTCTTGGGTTtacaataagggcaaaacaaaataATTACTAATCATATACTAttttaaaacaacagtgtttattaatATGCACTAAATGAGCTATTTAACTACAATAGCAAGTTAAGCTTGAAGCCAGAACTGTGTCAGAGTGGAACCTGAATAATCAGAGTCAGAACAGCATCTTAAGACAGAATGTAGTCAGAAAGCAATCTGAAGACATAACAGAGTCAGAATGGAACctgaagataaaaaaataaatagaacagAGCATTAAGACGGACTAGAGTCAGAATGGAACCTAAATACAGAACAGAGATAGAACACACTCTAAAGACAGAGCAGAGTCAGAGAGAAACTTGAAGACAGGACAGAGTCAGAATAAAACCTAAAGTCAGAACAGAGTCAGAATGGAACCTTACACAGGACAAAGTCAGAACAGTGTCTGAAGACAGAAAAGAGTAAGAGTTAAACCTGAACACAGAAGAGTCAAAATTGAGTTCAAAAGAACAGAGTCTGAAGACAAAACTGAATCTGAACGCAAAATAAAGTCAGAACAGGGTCAAAACAGAATCTAAACAGAGTCAGAGTGTAAACTAAAGACAGAAAAGAGGCAGACGACAGAGTACAGTCTAAATAGaatttaaacacacaatacaAAACAGAATTTGTTAAGACACTCTAAATGTAAGTACTGTTATATATGCACTGAAGTTatgaatattaataatgcactctaagcCTAACCCTCTCCTCTACCACTCCCTCTCTGTTAGGAGAACATTAATATAGATGAAGCTGCTGACTGTCTAGTGAAGCACATTCTGGCGAATGAAAGTGATCTGATCCAGGCGGAGGTGCGAGACATCGTCTCACCAAAAATGGACTCGAGGAGAGTGTCTTCATGCTCTGGATGCTTCAGATCCTAATGAGCCTTGAAGACCTCTGGTTACCTCTCACTGCACCATGTTTCACACTGTTCTGCTTCACTCGTTTCTCTCATTCGTGTCTCTCAGGTCAAAAACCATTGCTACTGTTCTGCTAAGCACTCTGCTACAGACACCAGCTACCTACAGCATGTAGCCTAGCTAGCTCAGTTAACCTCCAGACACCTTGCGTACATTACTTATACAGTGAACAAACAACAATTTCAGGCGTTCAAACACATTGGATTGTGCTCTACAATCCTCATATAGATTCTGATCTTCATTTATTAGAATTATCAACATTATAACTCAACAACCAcaatgctaactagctaactgacGTAGCTGAGGTGTGATAGGAATGGGTTACtctttaaactgttaaaaatacacaaatacaactgAGAGAACTGACCAGAGAGACCTTTGGACGCCGGGGTAAATGCTGCAAAGGAGACGTATAGTTCAATCATGAGAGTTCAGTACATGGAAGTGTCAAACAATAAACTTCATACTCTTGTTCTATCTTTAAAAGAACATCCAGCAGAACCGAAACAAAGTAAAACAGACCAAAACGCCAAAACTCTTACATAACAGTCTTGACTTGTTCTGTACCTATTTTCCATGAcgagaagtaaaagtaaaagtgtccACAG harbors:
- the rab38a gene encoding ras-related protein Rab-38; translation: MQHQHRPALQQKEHLYKILVIGDLGVGKSSIIKRYVHHNFSPNYRATIGVDFALKVLNLDQETVRLQLWDIAGQERFGNMTRVYYREAMGAFIVFDVTRPSTFEAVTKWKEDLDAKLSQSSGKQVPTVLLANKCDQGSDVLTNNGIQMERFCRENGFLGWFETSAKENINIDEAADCLVKHILANESDLIQAEVRDIVSPKMDSRRVSSCSGCFRS